Genomic DNA from Sardina pilchardus chromosome 4, fSarPil1.1, whole genome shotgun sequence:
CTTTATCAAAACTGTTTACGCTAGATTTCGCACTGTGTACATAGTATAGTTTCAGTTAAGTTTGAATGATCAGAATCTCATTTTAGTTAATGACTTCAGCAAACAACTGAGCAATGTTTTGTACCATTCTCCAGTGTGTTTGTAAAGAGCGCTTGGTCAGATATTGAGAGGTTTAAGGATCAGAAGAACCATGACCTGAAGGAGGCTTTGATCAGCTATGCCATCATGCAGATCAGCATGTGCAAAAAGGTGAGAGACTACCTTTACACTTGGCCCACATCTGAAACAGTGTAGAGTATAGTGGAAAAGTGAAGAGAATATTAGGTTTCTTTTCCAAAGCTTTCGTTGTGTTTACGCATACTCAGACTGTGGTCGAAACACTTCAACACTTCATGTTTTACTAACTTATTTTAATACATATTAACATTTTTATAAATTCTGTAAACCCTCCGCACAACACACAGGACCTTGTCATTGTTAGATATTGTTTGTGTCCTATCAGAATGATTACAACCAGTTGTGTTGCATACACATCAGTTATTCcttcctctatctgtctctcttccctttcaatatctctctattctctctcatctcctcaggGAATACAAGTGTGGACCAATGCAAAAGAGTGCTTCAACAAAATGTGATGACTGATCGCATGTACATTCCAGACCAGACTGGTCAGACATCAGCCCATCACTTGTGTCCTCAGCACTGCAATGGTGATTGGCACCCACATCCACTACCTGGgacctccacaccacaccacaccacagcacctgTGCTCCGAGCGCGAGTGCCTTTCCTAATGTTACACACTACCAATGAGAAAATAATTTTGAAGCAAAAAAtccattgttttatttattgtctGCCAAGCTGTCTGTGGCCTTAATTTAACCAGATGCCTTAGTAGCCACCCATGCCCATTCATTTAATGGCCTCTTTAAAGTGCTTTTACAAGATTTATTTTGCCAAACATCAAGGActtgatacagtatgtcaaggACAGCTGCCTAAAAtggactgatttttttttttccttctagaTTTTTATGAAATTTTCAGAATTGTCATTCAACTGTTGGGTGACGGTATCATGATGTCATGCTTTCATCATTCCTTTTTTGATGTTTTATTATACAATCTTCTATTTTCCTATTCTGTACCATTTTTCCCTCACTGGCAACACTGACACGACTGAATGATTTTTCTCACCTGCAGTTGTGAGTGTTAGCAATGATTGCCTTGCTTTGCCTGGAACACTCTGCATAAAGATAACAGTTTGGTGAAATTCCACTCAACTATACcctgtgcattttttttctgttaatcACCTCATCTCCCCCGCTGAAACAAGACCGGGGTGTAAAGTGATCTTAATCACCTGCACAGAGGGGTCGATGTTCAGTCTCCGATTTCCTGAGAAAATAGAGTTGGATCTGTGCAGGAAGCAAGGGTTAAGTCTTCATACACGCAGTCACAGAGAGAGTGCTGCGAAGCCGGACCACACTCCCTCAGCGAACACCCCTGCCTACAGTAAGCGTTACTGAAGCCGAAAGTGTCGGTTCCATCCTCACCCACCGTCAAAACAGAATACCGGCTTGGCATTCGTCATTAGTTTTCAGAGCTTTTACAGTACTTTTTGACCAGTTTGGTTGGCACTTTGAGCCAATACGTTCACACTTTTGtaaccacacactcacttttaTATGGCTTCATTAAATGGAAATATTGCAACTTGTTTATggctttctcttctccttctgtAGACCTAACGTTGCATATTTGCACTCGTGGCCACAGCAACTCCTATGAATGGCAGATTTGTCATTTCTGATGGATGGGCGGGTCAGTGTTTTGATATAAATCTGTCCGGAGGAACAGGAAGGTCACACAGGAATGGCAGGATATAATCATTTCCGCAgtaaagtggtgtgtgtgtgtgtgtgtgtgtgtgtgagagagagagagtgtgtgagtggcctGCGTgatctcacatactgtagtaactTCCAGTTatattttaaaagttgaatgactTCTAAATAGAAACAAATTTTTAAGTGACTGTGTCCCAAACAATAGAAAACTGTACATTGAACAGTTAATACAGAGTCACAGCAGCCACAAGGTGATGCCATTTAGATTTGCAGTTGACTAAAAAATATGATCAACGATAAAAGGTTGTCTAGGAGTTTCCACTGCATTTGTGCACAGCAACATGCAGGCCTGCTTTTAAATCAACCACAACTCCCAGAGGTCATGTGAGCAAGAAATATTTCACATTCAGGCTCAATTCTTCACCCACCCTGGCTGTTTTGTTTAATCACATCACATCTTACAACATCTAAAGGATAGGCCTATATCAGGATGACATCTAAACTAATATCTAGAAAAGATCATGGCTCAAGAATCAGTGTTTCTCATATTAccaagtaaacaaaaaaatcgagaagtgtaaaaaaaaaaaacttcacttGAATACACGTGAGGGGAAAAGGCTGCACAAATGCTGCCATCTTGTGTTCTCTGTGGTGCTTCCCTACACCACTACAAAGCCAGTAAGAGGGTGTAATAATGTGGTTGGAATATCCGTGGGCTTGGGAGGCTGGAGAGCTCTTTAAGAGGGGTAGCTGTCTATTATTGACTTTTTGTGTAGGTTTCAATCCTCAAATTATTCCATGGTTGTTGAGGGCTCTGACAAAGCATTATTTCCCCCTCTTTCAGGGCACAGGCTgaccgattgtgatgtcatatttTTGCCAAGTCTATAATCTTAGGGttgttttcagaaaaaaaacaacaaaatgttaAGAACTATATATACAAAAGTACAATACAGCCGCACAAGACATAAATAATTATGAAATTATGGTGTAGGAAAAAATACACATTCCTTTAGAGTTACCACCATTATCCATTAGATAACCTAAATGCATGGGTGGGGGATGTTTCActgcaaaacacaaaatgcagTGAATTCTAACTACACAATGATCAAGCGCACAGAAAACCAAATGGTATGAAGAGGCCTCACAGTATTTCAGGAAGAGGCAACATCAACATGACCACATTAACCTACATTTCATCACATTCTTCTTGTGAGAGTTGCTAGAAATTTTCTTTACAGAATCATGAATAGTTTCAAGTATTTCAAACTGAAACTTTATAGGCTAATCTAGATTcattaggctacacaaaaagtGGAATATTTCAAGCATTCTAATCATATCATTCTTATCTTGATAACTATGTTTACAGCTcattgaaataataaaaaaaaaatctcaaaatatttcaataaagaatTTATAACAAAGAAATGTCGACCCGAGAAGAGCTCAGCTAATTTAGTGAAAACACCAGTAATGGTTTCGTCTTTAATCTCAGTCTGTGAAATGCAGTGGACTTTTCCACAATACCATATTTTTTTGAGATGCACAACAGTTCCCTACAGTTCATTCTTCATGTTTCTAGACCTAGACTGGTGTGAGCTGTCACTCATTTTGGCATTCTAAACACAACAACAGAAGTGTCAGCTGGTTATCCTGAGTGATTAACATGAAACAATTTGCCACCTTTAAAAATTATCTgcttctaaacaaatcaaaATAATGTTAAGTTTTTTTGACATGGTCCTCTATGCTCCCTTGTCTTATGAGCATTTTCCTTCAGCCACAGGTTGGTCACAGAAAAACATTTTGACCAGATTTTTTCTGTGTTGCTGGTTGACACGACGACCATTTTTACATTAATTATGGTATATGTCCCTGTTTCAGATGTCTATTCTCACCCAAATAGCCTAACCAGAAACGCCTCTGCATGTTGCCTTCAACCTCAACCCACTAGTCACCAACCACCTGAGGTCAGGAGAGCTCTGCTGCAGCTGCGTGAACCACTTTTTTCAAGCAGCAAACTTCCCACAATGCACCGCTGAAAACTACTGGAGAAGGAATGCAGTAAGCTAGTGAGCTAGCAAGGTACGATACGCTTCTGGCTGTCACAGCGACGAAAACTTTTGCAGACAGACCATGATGACCCTACCGGTCCAGTAATAGCAGGTGTTGGTACGTAACGATGCCTATTCCGCAATATATGTGCATTTTTCTAAGCACACGGGCCTATTTGGCCTGTGCTTTCGAAATCATCATTGCACTTCACATCATTAATCTCGGTACATTTTGACTGATCAGGCCTTCTCATTATCACAGACAGGTAACGTTAGCTAGTGGGCTAACAGTGTCTAGCTAGACTGTAAGTTGTTCAATTTTGTAGTCGTAGACGAAAATTAATTCATGTCGTTCCGAAACTTGCATGGTAAAAAATACATTAGACACTTTCCTGTGTTTGCTTTTTAAGCGCCTGGTAAATCTGCCAACAACCCTAAGCTGGCTACTGTAAGACACACTTCGTAATTGCAATCGATAATGCTAGTTTAGCATGTATGTTTCGTAGGTAACAACGGCTTATGAGAAAAGCTAACGTTAATGTAATCGTTTATTGTTAGCTTTCTAGCCACGAGAGAGGCTTAGATGTGTTTACTCAGTCAAGCTATGTTAACTTGAGTTAGCTACATAGCAAACTAGCTTACGTTAGACTGCATTATCTTGAACTGTATTAAAATGTGAAGGCCGTGTTTGGAAGTTGCCCTTTCAAGCCATCGCTCGTCGGAGCTTTTTTGGGGTGGTTGACATTAATGTTCTGTGCAGGGATCTTACTACCAGTGCCATTTCCGTGTATTCAATGCTTTAATTCGGATGATTACTGTGTGTCGTGTAGGTTAGTTAACTAATGTTTTTTTGCGGCTGTCAAGTGAAGCTGTTGATACAGTAGTAGCGATTAGCTAGCTCAGTTACATCACGATTTCTGAACGAGCTTTATCTCGCACTCTTAAAACATCAAACTGAGGTCAGCGTAGAGCAAGTTGTTCTAAATTTTTAATTTGTTCCTTGGATTTGCTTCCTCAAATGCACAATGTGCACGAGTAATCATCCGTCATGAggccctgcatgtgtgtgataatCCATATTGATCTGTGAATGTGATTGATAAAGGCCTAGAGCTTACAGCATATGTTTTGTTACTTCCATGTTATTGTAATCATTTGGTGTCTGGCTATATTATCCATGATCAGTCAAGACATGGAGAATGACTTTTCTTCATGTTTTACATGCTATTCAGTGTCTCTTCTCAGAATTAACAATTATACTAATTTAAGCACTCCTGGTCTAGCTTTGATTTGGAAtttcaatataaaatcatcttttcatCTTAGCCACAATTCTCCTCCTGCCATTGAAGATGAACCTTGATGATAAACTGGATGGGATGCTGTTGAAGTGCAGTGGGCCGGCAGGTTTGCATCACCACTCCAGAGCCCTGGGAAGCACAAGGATGGATGGCAGGGCTGGTTTGGATGAGATGCCCATGGGTGAACGAGCACTGGCCAACCACCCCCTGCTGGCTGAGGATgacgatgaggatgatgacCTAACAGGGGCGACGTTGAGCGCACACCACCTCATCTCACATGATGAGCTGATGGTCCATGAGGAAACGGTGAAGAACGATGGAGAAGACGACCCGGAGTTCTCCCAGCGGCATCCTCCGAAACTGCCATACACCCTACACATGCCTGTGAGTATACACCGGAACGGTGCACAGGTATCCTTAGATCTCAAATGTGGTACAATTCAAGTCATTAGGGATTCATAATGTAATGATTTCATTATGGCCTGTATTCAGTGTCCTGCACTAATGAGAATACTTCAAAGATAGTAATCATAGTGTATTCATGCTACTGGGAAGTGGGAAAAGACTTCAGAACATCCTGCATGAGTTGACAACGTtcactaaacaacaacaaattgtTCATGTAGATAATGGCAGAGCTGCAACAACTAATCGACTTTTTTGGTGATCGGTTAATTGGCTTGTTAATCATTGGTTTGTCATGATTATTTTGGTCAGTTTTGAGATCACTAATATTCAACACTGATTACTCAgtgaattttgaaacattttcaaCTTTtctaaacttaaaaaaaaagaaaaagagtgaatgAAATGGAATTTAAGTGTAAATTATGAGCACTGATTAATTGTGAGCACTGTAGGAAAATGGAATGCAGCAAATTGTTATATTTCAATATTGTTAGTCATTGTTGATTAATAGATTTATTCTATTAATTGCAAAGCCCTAATTTCCAGACATTTTATCAATCAAACAACGTAATTAATCAAGAAAATAATGAACAAATTATTTGACTGTGAAAATCATTGTTAGATTCAGTCCTATTCATAGACAAACTAGCCTGATCAGAAGGCTTAACATCACATTTAGCCACCATATTACTTAGCCAACAATGGGTGTCGCCAGTACCCTCGGTATTCAGAGATCTAGTTTTCTATTTCCGGATTTtattgcattttatttatttgaatctGGCAGCAGACAGTGCTTGATGTATCCAAAGCCATGTAAAAGCAAACTTTATATTTTGCTCTCAGTCATATGAAGGGCACTGTATTATATAGAATATCCATATTGAGTGTAtaattgtcaacatttccaAAGAAATGTAAGTTGAAGTACAATGGTTGCTCAGGAGTGATGTTGCCTCTTGAAGGTCAGAATTTTTCCACTTCCCAGTTGCTCATGAATGTACTAGGAAAATGTGACAAAGCTATGAAGTAGTGTTCTACAGCAATGAAGAACGCATGTTCTCCATGTTCTTAATGAACTCCATGTTCTCTGTTTTTTTAAGGTTTATAGTCTTACGTGCTCTAATGGGATAACCGACTCTCTTCCTGAACAGTTGAGTATCAAGCAGGAGATGAAGCTCTCTGACTCACTGCTGCTCaccaagaaagagaagaaacaggGAAGGGACCTTTCGGAATGCcataagaagaagaaaaggaagcaGCGCTCTCCTGCAAAGGTATACAACAttctatttttttatatatcatGTACATTGTTACTGCTGTTGCTTCTCTTTTTTGTACTGTGCACATGTCATAGAACTCAAGTGTTACTGTAATGTCGTACTGCATTTGATTTGCCTTAGTTACtgttattatattttatttgttaGATTCTCACCATTAATGAAGATGGATCACTAGGGCTCCAGAGCCCAAAGTCccatgtgtgtgagcactgtaaTGCAGCCTTCAGGACCAACTATCATCTACAGAGACACGTCTTCATTCACACAGGTCAGACTAGTCATGCCATCGTAGGTGCTGCTGCCTGGTGTGGATGAAGATACGTACTGTTGTGTTGCCAGAGCCAAAGatagtgtgtgctgtgatggCTTGCTTTAGGaagttcttgtgtgtgtggttgaatcTGCGGAGAGTTTGATTTTGTGATGAATTTGGTCTTTAACAGGAGAGAAGCCGTTTCAGTGCAATCAGTGTGACATGCGCTTCATTCAGAAGTATCTGCTTCAAAGGCACGAGAAGATTCATACAGGTATGGCTGGAATGTAGAGGAAATAGAAAATCCATTGAAGTAATGAACTTAATCACACATTACACTGtaccctacagtatatgcatctACTGACATTAAACAAAGGTgctaaatgaaaagaaaaaaacaagtctTCAGACCAAAGCACTCCTTAAATTTAAACGTCTGTGTTGAATGCATAGAATAGCCCACATTTATCAGCGTGTTTCATGTTCTGTCATGTGTCATATGGTGATGTTACTAAATGTGTAGTCATGTTTTGTATGCTGAAGGGGAGAAGCCTTTTCGCTGTGATGAGTGCGGGATGAGATTTATCCAGAAGTATCACATGGAAAGACACAAGCGAACACATAGCGGAGAAAAGCCCTATCAATGTGACTACTGCCATCAGGTATGCTTGTTTTTGTCCTGTACTAGGCACAAGAGCAAGTTTATATAACAGACAACTGCCATCAAGGTGTTCCAACATATATTAATACTGGATAAAATTCAGTATTTAGCTGTCTGACAATTAAGACTAGCTGTTTGCCAATTAACAATTTTTACTATGTGTTTTTGGTGTAGCTATCATTCATAGTATTGATATTGAATGGTGCTAAGAACCAGATCTATCTCCTACATTTCCATTTACTTGGAAATAGTGCATGCTAGTCTTTTCGGGAAAAAGTATGTCTTTGCTGGCATGCAATCAGGTAATGTTTTAGGCTATCCTCCTGAATAGGATATTTCAGGCTACCTGGAATAATTTAGAACAAAAAATGAATCATCTTGTCCACCTGGGGAGAGTGTAAAGTAGCACAAATTATAAATAACTAGATTAATGCAACAGAAGCTTTAACCTCTAAGAATTTACATTCATCATAGCAGTAAGATCTGTCTAGCTTGTTGTGGTTTGACGCTGTGCTGTCACATTCTTTGTCGAACTCAGTACTTCTCCCGAACGGACCGGGTACTGAAGCACAGACGCATGTGCCACGAGAACAAGGACCGGAAAGCACACAAGGCCGCCGCTAAAGAGGGACTGCTGCGGACTTCCGAGACGGTGAGCTTTTCCTTCCCAGCGAAAGAGTGTTCGCTGCCAAAGAAAAAACGTCAGAAGTCCTGTGAGAAGACCCATGGCTCTGCCACAGCTCTCACAGACAAAGATGCAAGTGGCAGCACAGAGGAGAAAGCAGAGAAGAGGTTGACCAAAAGCGAGAGCCTGCCGCTGTATGCCGTAACTTCTAAAGTCAAAGACGAGTATGTAGTAGCAGAATATTCTGTTGAGCTCCCCGACTCATCTCCAGGCAACCGACAACTTGGGGAGGTGTCCCCCGATGAGATCAACCCTCCAAAACTGGTCCTGAAGAAGGTTCCCAGTAAAAGAAATCTGAAGCAGTCTCTGGAGCAACCACAGAGTTTGTCACCATTGTCTACCTTTGAGGACGGCAAAGTCACCAGGTACACATTTGAGATTGTAGACAAGCCTTTTGACAAGAGCCTTTTGGACGTCGAGAACTTGGAGTCAGTCGATACCCTTCAGGGAGCACAGCCCAAACCAGCGACGAGTAGCACAAACTATGACGATGCCATGCAGTTCCTGAAGAAGAAGCGTTACCTAGCAGCAACCAACAACAGCCGTGACTATGCGCTCAATGTGGGAAGCATTGCGTCACAGCCCTCGGTCACTCAGGCAGCGGTGGCCAGTGTCATTGACGAGACGGTTCCTGCCACCATCCTGGAACCCCAGCCCATGAATGTGGAGATCAAGTCCAACCACGAGAAGAATGTGCTCCCTGATGAGGTACTGCAAACCCTGCTGGACCACTACTCCACCAAAGCTAACGGGCAGCCCGACATCTCCTTCAGCGTGGCTGACACGGAGGTCACCTCCAGCATATCCATCAACTCGTCCGACGTGTCTGAGAGCAGCCCGCCAGAGCCTCTGGGGACCAGCACTCAAGCGCCACCCGCCGAGAAGTCCAGTCTCCTGCAGGAGTACTCAAAGTTCTTACAGCAGGCATTGGAGAGGACCAGTCAGAATGACAGCTATCTCAACAACCAGAGTCTTACCTTTGTGACGGACAGCCCCAGCTTGGCCGGGCAGCCGTTGTTCTCAACTGACAAACAGCTGACCTCACCTGGCCGCTTCCGCTCCGGCCTCAACTCCCCTCTGAGGTCCACCCTGGAGAAGCCCCACTTCGCTCTCCTGGGAGACTCCCAGCACTCGTTCTCTTTCTCCGGGGACGAAACTAACCAGTCCGCCGTGTCCCCCACCGAGGACTTCCTCGAGCAGGTCACCTCGTCAAAAAAGACAGACGTTCAGGGGATTGGTCAGACATTTCAGATTGCCACGTTTGAGCCGAACTTTCGCTCCCAGTTCCAGAGCTCTCGCTCTGGAATCTCCTCCCAGTTTAGCATTGCCAATGGTCAGGTCAGCCTTAGGAGTCATGGAGGAGCAGACTTCTCAGAGTTTCCACTGGTCAGTGTAACGGAGACCAGAACTCAGATGACTTCCTCCCCTGATCATTCAAGCAGCCAAACATTTGGGTGATTGGAaaacatgtgtatatgtgtgtgtatacatatgcacatgcagATATTTTGTAATTATTTGCAAGGCACTTTATAACATTCGTTTATTGTATTTTGCCAATGTATGCTTCATTTTAGATGTTATTCTTTATCATTGTCTCATCATGTAACCGAACAGGAGAAAAAAAGTCCTATACTGGCAGAGATGGAAGACAGCACTTACaaattttgaattgaattgaatcagtTTTCTAGCACTTTTGAagtataatattaatattttattATATAACATAGTAAAAAAGATAAGGGGAAGCCAAATAACTAAAGCTTTGTTAATCCAAACAGGGAGTGCCACCACCTGCCCCGTTCATCAGTGATGGTTTACCTAGGAAGCATAGGTATCAAATTTGGGTCTCACGGGTGACACAAGTACTGAAAATGTGTAGTAGGATGAGCAAACAGTGACATACTTACTATTGGGAAACATGCCTTGAAAGATAGGACCGTGGCCAAATGCCACAAGGGTAGGCATGGCATTGCCACTGCCACAGTGGCCTCTGATTTTGATAGAAATGTGTGATGAATCACATTAAGACCTTAACACATTCAATACTAATGAGACCATGTAATCCTGACAGAAAGGTCCCTGATAATTACACCTAATTACAATTTCAGTTGAACTGCTCAGTCATCTAGAGCTGAATGAGCCTCAGATTTTAGTTTTGTAACAGGAATGAGATATTTTATGAATGTTGGCTGTCTTTTCTCAGCTTGTGTTTGAGAACTTCTTCCTCTGTCATTTCTTTTCAGTATGCCATCTTATTGTTATGTATAACATAATGTTAATAATGACTAACAATGATCAGCAAAGTATACTTGGTACATTGTTTGTTGAGTCCATAGGCCGTTGGAACAAATGCAGTTAATTTGAACAGACAAAAccaactgtaggcctactgacattcTGTAAAACATTTTACACTAGAATGGCACTTTgtagaaatgaaatgaaatcaaatTTCATCAGTGGGGAAGTGAAACTAAATTGATGCAGGTGCCCTGTTAGTTGGGCCGTCCAGCCCATGCCCATCAAGTTTCACACAAATCATTCtaacaaaccaaccaacaaacaaacaacatgggTGAAAACCTcattggcggaggtaaaaatgtCACTTCAGTTGAATATGTGACTCCTCTAAGTAG
This window encodes:
- the znf148 gene encoding zinc finger protein 148 isoform X1; its protein translation is MNLDDKLDGMLLKCSGPAGLHHHSRALGSTRMDGRAGLDEMPMGERALANHPLLAEDDDEDDDLTGATLSAHHLISHDELMVHEETVKNDGEDDPEFSQRHPPKLPYTLHMPVYSLTCSNGITDSLPEQLSIKQEMKLSDSLLLTKKEKKQGRDLSECHKKKKRKQRSPAKILTINEDGSLGLQSPKSHVCEHCNAAFRTNYHLQRHVFIHTGEKPFQCNQCDMRFIQKYLLQRHEKIHTGEKPFRCDECGMRFIQKYHMERHKRTHSGEKPYQCDYCHQYFSRTDRVLKHRRMCHENKDRKAHKAAAKEGLLRTSETVSFSFPAKECSLPKKKRQKSCEKTHGSATALTDKDASGSTEEKAEKRLTKSESLPLYAVTSKVKDEYVVAEYSVELPDSSPGNRQLGEVSPDEINPPKLVLKKVPSKRNLKQSLEQPQSLSPLSTFEDGKVTRYTFEIVDKPFDKSLLDVENLESVDTLQGAQPKPATSSTNYDDAMQFLKKKRYLAATNNSRDYALNVGSIASQPSVTQAAVASVIDETVPATILEPQPMNVEIKSNHEKNVLPDEVLQTLLDHYSTKANGQPDISFSVADTEVTSSISINSSDVSESSPPEPLGTSTQAPPAEKSSLLQEYSKFLQQALERTSQNDSYLNNQSLTFVTDSPSLAGQPLFSTDKQLTSPGRFRSGLNSPLRSTLEKPHFALLGDSQHSFSFSGDETNQSAVSPTEDFLEQVTSSKKTDVQGIGQTFQIATFEPNFRSQFQSSRSGISSQFSIANGQVSLRSHGGADFSEFPLVSVTETRTQMTSSPDHSSSQTFG
- the znf148 gene encoding zinc finger protein 148 isoform X2 — protein: MNLDDKLDGMLLKCSGPAGLHHHSRALGSTRMDGRAGLDEMPMGERALANHPLLAEDDDEDDDLTGATLSAHHLISHDELMVHEETVKNDGEDDPEFSQRHPPKLPYTLHMPLSIKQEMKLSDSLLLTKKEKKQGRDLSECHKKKKRKQRSPAKILTINEDGSLGLQSPKSHVCEHCNAAFRTNYHLQRHVFIHTGEKPFQCNQCDMRFIQKYLLQRHEKIHTGEKPFRCDECGMRFIQKYHMERHKRTHSGEKPYQCDYCHQYFSRTDRVLKHRRMCHENKDRKAHKAAAKEGLLRTSETVSFSFPAKECSLPKKKRQKSCEKTHGSATALTDKDASGSTEEKAEKRLTKSESLPLYAVTSKVKDEYVVAEYSVELPDSSPGNRQLGEVSPDEINPPKLVLKKVPSKRNLKQSLEQPQSLSPLSTFEDGKVTRYTFEIVDKPFDKSLLDVENLESVDTLQGAQPKPATSSTNYDDAMQFLKKKRYLAATNNSRDYALNVGSIASQPSVTQAAVASVIDETVPATILEPQPMNVEIKSNHEKNVLPDEVLQTLLDHYSTKANGQPDISFSVADTEVTSSISINSSDVSESSPPEPLGTSTQAPPAEKSSLLQEYSKFLQQALERTSQNDSYLNNQSLTFVTDSPSLAGQPLFSTDKQLTSPGRFRSGLNSPLRSTLEKPHFALLGDSQHSFSFSGDETNQSAVSPTEDFLEQVTSSKKTDVQGIGQTFQIATFEPNFRSQFQSSRSGISSQFSIANGQVSLRSHGGADFSEFPLVSVTETRTQMTSSPDHSSSQTFG